In Sulfuriferula plumbiphila, the genomic window GCTGTCCGAATCGATTCGCGCGGTGATCGCGCAAACCCTGCTCAAAACCAAGGACGGCAATGGCCGCGTGGCGGCGCACGAGATCATGATCGGCACCCCGGCCATCCGCAACCTGATCCGCGAGAACAAAATCGCACAGATGTATTCCTCCATCCAGACCGGACAGAACGTCGGCATGCAAACCCTCGACCAGTGCCTGCAGGACCTGGTACGGCGCAACACGGTATCAGTGGGTGAAGCGCGTGCCCGCGCCGCGAATAAAGACATGTTTGCCGGATAAGCCCCAAAACGGCACTCACCACGGAGCACGGGGAAATGGGGTTCGCAGGGATGGGTGACGCGTCGCCCAACTCGCAAAACCGATGAATTGAATCAGTACCGCACCCGACTGGGGATATGAGCAAACCTGGCAACACCCAGATTTGATACGCATTCCCCGTGCTCTCCGTGGCTAACTGCTTTTTCTCGATAACGCAGGATAAATATTATGGACGCCCTCAAAGCCTTGCACGATCTGCTGCGCCTGATGCTCAGCAAAAAAGCCTCGGATTTATTCATCACGGCGGGCTTTCCTCCCGCCATCAAGGTGGACGGCAGGATCGCGCCGGTATCCAACCAGACCCTCACCCCGGCACACACGCGCGAGTTTGCCCGCGCGCTGATGAATGATCGTCAGTGGGCAGATTTTGAAGCGACCCATGAGAGCAACTTCGCCATTTCACCGCCGGAAATCGGCCGCTTTCGCGTCAATGCCTTTGTCCAGCAGGCTCGGGTTGGGCTGGTGTTGCGAACCATCACCACCCGGATTCCCAAGTTCGAGGAACTCAACCTGCCGCCGGTGCTCAAGGATGTGGCCATGGTCAAGCGCGGCCTGGTGATTTTTGTCGGCGGCACCGGCTCGGGCAAATCCACTTCGCTCGCGGCGATGGTCGGCTTCCGCAACGAGAACGCCCAGGATCACATCATTACCATCGAAGACCCGGTGGAATACGTCCATGAACACAGGAAATCCATCATCACCCAGCGCGAAGTCGGCGTGGATACCGATAACTGGTTTACCGCATTGAAAAACACCCTGCGCCAGGCACCCGACGTAATCCTGATCGGCGAGGTGCGCGACCGGGAAACCATGGAATACGCCATCGCCTTCGCCGAAACCGGCCACCTGTGCCTGACCACGCTGCACGCCAACAGCGCCAACCAGGCGCTGGACCGCATCATCAACTTCTTCCCGGAAGATCGCCGCCAGCAGTTGCTGATGGACCTGTCGCTCAACCTCAAGTCGTTTATCTCGCAGCGCCTGATCGCCCGAAAAGGCACGCCGGGACGCGTCGCCGCAGTCGAGATTCTGCTCAACTCCCCGCTGATTTCGGAACTGATTTTCAAAGGCGAGGTTCACGAGATCAAGGAGATCATGTC contains:
- a CDS encoding PilT/PilU family type 4a pilus ATPase; translation: MDALKALHDLLRLMLSKKASDLFITAGFPPAIKVDGRIAPVSNQTLTPAHTREFARALMNDRQWADFEATHESNFAISPPEIGRFRVNAFVQQARVGLVLRTITTRIPKFEELNLPPVLKDVAMVKRGLVIFVGGTGSGKSTSLAAMVGFRNENAQDHIITIEDPVEYVHEHRKSIITQREVGVDTDNWFTALKNTLRQAPDVILIGEVRDRETMEYAIAFAETGHLCLTTLHANSANQALDRIINFFPEDRRQQLLMDLSLNLKSFISQRLIARKGTPGRVAAVEILLNSPLISELIFKGEVHEIKEIMSKSRELGMQTFDQSLFDLYEAGMISYEDALRNADSLNDLRLKIKLQGQESRERDIMSGLDHLDIV